ATTTTCGATAATCCCGGTCTTGCTGCTTTTCACCGGCGGCTTAATTGCTTTATACCGTCCGCCCGGTGCTGCGTTAAAAAGTTTTGTGCTTCACTTTGCTGCTGGTGTGGTGTTCTCGGTCGTAGCTGTTGAGCTTTTGCCGGATATGATTAAGATACATGATGCGAAGTCTATTATTATCGGCTTTACCTTAGGTATCACGGCAATGCTGTTGATCAAACATAATACCGAGAAACTAGCGAATAAAGAAAGCGATGTAAAGAAAAGTAAAGCACTACCCTGGGGAATACTTACCGCTATCGGCGTTGACCTTTTACTGGATGGCATTTTGTTGGGTATTGGCTTTGCAGCCGGTGCAAAAGAAGGTGTGCTGCTCGCTTTAGCGCTCGCCCTGGAATGCTTTTCTTTAGGGATGGCTACCGTAACTACTTTGCTGGAGTCTTCCTTATCGAAAAAAACAGTCATCGGCATCTTAGCTGGATTGAGCTCGCTGTTTATTGTTGGCGCTTTGATCGGCTTACTGTTACTACACGCCGCAGGTGATAAAGTATTGGAATTGATTTTATCGTTTGGTTCGGCCGCACTTTTGTTTCTCGTTACTGAAGAACTACTGGTTGAAGCGCATGAAGAAAAGGATTCGCCTTTCTACACCGCTGCCTTTTTTGGCGGCTTTTTAATTTTTATGATCCTGGGAATGGTATTTAACCAGGAGCAAAAACACCTATCAACAATATGATCACAACTAAAAAATTCAATATCAACCGCGTGGATGCCAACCATAAGGTCTATGTTTCTTTAGGTCTGGCTGCAATATGTTTCTTTTCGACGCTCGGCAGCATCTCCGGTTCCGTCCATTTCATGGTGACCTGGCTTACCTATGCGGTCGCTTCATTGACATTATCAGGTTTGACGATCTTTAACATCCATCCTGCCGATGTGCACCGGGAAGCTCATGCACAGGATTCCAGCCGTACGATCGTTTTTGTTTTTGCCGTGTTCGCCTCTTTGGCCAGCCTGTTGGCCATATTAGTACTATTGAGGTCAACGGGCGGTGATACTACCCAGCGGCTAACCCTGCATGTCTTGCTTTCTTTGGCCTGCGTGGTCAGTTCCTGGGTACTGGTACATACAATATTTACTTTCCGTTATGCCCATTTTTATTATTGCGATATAGACCAGGATGCTGACGGTAAAAACCTTAAACCTGGCGGCTTACAGTTCCCGGATGAAGACAAACCCGACTATCTTGACTTCAGTTATTTTTCTTTTGTGATCGGCATGACCTTTCAGGTCTCCGATGTACAGATCACCTCCAAAAAGATCAGACGGCTTGCGCTCATGCACGGTTTGTTATCGTTTAGCTTTAACACCGTTATTGTTGCATTGAGTATTAATGTGGTTGCCGGTTTAATGCAAAAATAGAATGAATAGTAACAATTAAAAACAACAGCTATGGTTTGGAATAATGAGCACTATCCCTTTGAAATGAATGACCTGGAACCTCACGTAAGAGAAAAAGCGATCCAGATCGCCAACAAAATGAAAGAAGAGCGGACAGTGTCGGAATTATCTATTGTACCGGAAGCGATCAAGCAGGCACAGGAATGGTTTTTAGATATGGAGGGTTAAAATGGAAATTACCTTTAAACAAACAGCGAGTGAAGGACTTTTCAGTTATTTATTCGTTAAACAGGCGGCCACCGATAATGATTCGGCGCGGTATTTCAGGCATTTGCACCATTACCTGTCCCTTGCTAAGCAATTAACATCAGGGCTAAACTGTTACATACTTACCCGTTATTCTCCTTTCTTAACGGATGTTTTGAAGCTCGTACACACAACAGATTGGCATTATCATTTACAGTCAGATGATTTTGAGGGATTAGGTAAGGATCTTGGATTCAGTCAGTCCAACAGATCGGGTAACGGCAATATCGTTAAAGAACAAAGTGCTTATTTTCCGCTTAACGACCTGCTGACACTGCAAAGTTTTCCCGAGGATACTTTTGGCGATACCGCTACGCCGATCACAATATTCGCGCTTAAACCAGGTTCGGAACAAGATCTCCACGCTTTTTTGTCAACCCAGCGAACGCCTTACCTGCCGGAACTTTTACTCGAAAAGGAACTTTTTATTCATATTCTCTGCGGAAAATGTTCCGGTTATTATGATACAGTATTAATAAAATCGATCCGGGATATAGCACATAAGATAACCGTGGTTAATCACAATGAACAGGGGAAATAGTATGATAATAAATGATGAAAGTGAATGGACAATAGTGCTCAAACTATTATTGGCAGTCATCCTCGGCGGCGTGATTGGGCTGGATCGCGAAAAGCATGGCCGAAGCGCAGGCATCAGGACTTATGCCGCCGTTTGTCTGGGCGCCGCTTTATTCACGGCTATCGGTGAGCACATGGGCGACCTGGCGGCAGCGTCACGGATCATTGCCAATATCCTGGTTGGTATCGGCTTTTTAGGGGCGGGAATTATTTATAAAAATGACGTCACCAATAGCTCCAGCGGATTGACAATGGCGGCCACGATCTGGTGCACGGCTGGTATAGGCGTGGCAATAGGACTGAATATGCTGATCATTGCTTTTGTTGCAACAGGTGCGCTTTATGCGCTGCTGGCTTTGCACCATCAGTCATGGTACACCAGATGGAAGAAAGAAATGCAAGCCAAACACGGCGCTGAAAAAAATGATGAGGAATAATATGGAAAATAATGATTTAATACTGGCGGAGATCCGCGAACATCAGGACACCGTAGCAACGCTTACCGATCCGGAACTACTAAGTTCCATAACAGCGGCTGCCAGATTGGTTACGAGTGTAATTGCGGCAGGGAAAAAAATACTGGTTTTCGGCAATGGCGGATCAGCCAGTGACGCGCAACATATTGCCGCAGAATTTACCGGCCGATATGTTAAAGAAAGGCGTGGCCTTCCCGCCATAGCGTTAACAACCGATACATCGGCCCTAACCGCGATCAGCAATGATTATGGATTTGCCAGAGTTTTCGCCCGTCAGGTGGAGGCGTTGGCACAACCCGGCGATCTGGCTATCGGAATATCAACAAGCGGCAACAGCGAAAATGTACTACAAGGTTTGATCACAGCGAAAGGCCTTGATTGCCATACACTTGGCCTGACAGGTAACGGTGGCGGCAAAATAGCTACATTATCAGATGTGTTACTGAATGTGAATTCCAAAACTACAGCCCGTATTCAGGAAATGCATATCCTGATCGGGCATGTCCTATGCAGTGCGGTCGACAGAATTTATGAATAGGTAGGTATGCAAGTAGTGATTATGATAGCTCAGTTCATGCTGGGTATTTCTTTATTGGTGACGGTACACGAGTTAGGACATTTTATTGCCGCCAGGGCATTTGGGATAAAAGTAGAAAAGTTCTACCTGTTTTTTGATGCCTGGGGCTACAGCTTATTCAAATTTGAGTATAAAGGAACGTTGTATGGCATAGGCTGGCTCCCCTTGGGAGGCTATATTAAAATGGCTGGACTTCACGAGCCTGAAGATGAAGACCCGGGCAGCGTCCCTGATTTTGAAACGGAAGCCGGATCGTATAAGACTAAGCCCGCCTGGCAGCGGTTAATTGTCATGTCCGGGGGTATTATACTAAATTTGTTATTGGCGTTTTCCATCTTTTCCGTGCAAACGGCGATCTATGGTAAAGGATACATTCAACGCCTTAAATCAGATTACGGAATAACGCCTGGTGAAATTGGGTTAAAGGCAGGGTTATTGCCCGGCGACAAGATCGTCGCCATTGACGGCGACTCCGTCTTTTATCAGGATGAATTATTGAGCACGCGCATCCTTAAAAGAAATACCATATTAACGGTCATCAGAAGTAAAGCGGATGAAAAGGTACATATGCACCTGAAGATCTCGCCGGAGATCATGCGTTTGCTGGCAGATAAAGCGCCAACGGAATTCTTTCGTATGAGTACCATTTTTAAATTCGATTCCATTTATACCAACAGTGAGCTTCGCAACGCGGGCATCAAGAAAAATGACCGCGTGGTAGCGCTTGACGGAAAACCACTGCATCAGTACGATGACTTCATGGTAAGACTGCAGGAGAATAAGCAAAAGCAGATATTGCTTACCGTAATTCATGATGGCAAGACCAGCCAGGTACTTGCCCATAAAGATAAGGACGGCCATATTGGGTTTTCGCTAAAGGCGGTTCACCCCAAATTAAAATCCGTAAAGGTAACTTTGCCGCAATCCTTAGGTGTCGGGGCGACACGCACCTGGTCTTCGTTTTCCGATAATGCCAAGGGATTAAAGGATATTATGGAGGGTAAGGTTAAGGTCGCCGACGCAATTACCGGCCCAATAGGGATCGCAATGCTTTTTGGAGGAAAGCTGGACTGGCTACGATTCTGGCGGTTGCTTGCTTTGATTTCAACAGCCATTGCTTTTTTTAATCTACTGCCCTTGCCGGTTCTGGATGGCGGTCAAGCTTTGTTTATTGGGATCGAAGCAGTCCGTGGAAAACCGATGAACACGACGGTCCTGGCCTATGTTCAGATTAGCGGGTTAATCATAATTGTGCTTCTCGCTATCTATGTATGTTACATTGACATTGCCCGGCTGATCATTTAATTATTTATCATGAAAAGTATATTTGTTGCCTTTTTGATTTGCTATTCCGCTTGTGGGCCGATTGATAAAGTCCGGGCTGCTGTAAAAACGCTACATTATTGTTTTCCATCAGATACTTCCATTAGCAAATTGCTGCAAACACGTATATCCACGTTTAAAGCGATACCGGTGGAGAACGGAACGGATAATTATTATGTCAAGCTGATGCTCGCCTTATATGACGGCGCAAACGACATGATAAAAATGCAGGCTGGCAAAATATCGGATACCAATGTTTCGCAACAATCCTTATTATTTCAAAGATTTCATGATCAAATGAGCAATCGATATGTAGCTTTTCTGGCGGTTAAATCACATGAGAGCCGGGTCAATCCGCGTTTTAAAGCTATGGCCGATGTTGCATTACAGCATTTCAGCCGGTTTGAGTTTCAACAAAACCAAACGTCAAGTAGCCTTCTCACAGCACTGTTAATCGAATTTTATGAAAACATGGATCAGATCAGTGTTGCGTTTATATCAATGGGTGAAAGCGAGCGTTTAAAAAAATTAGCTTGGGATAGTATTAAAAAGCAAAACGCATTGATTGACCTGCTAAATAAACGACAATGAATATTGTAGCAAGATCTGAAAGGTTCGTCAGGAAATTTATCTCTGAAAATCTTCCGAATAATATATACTTTCATAACGAAATTCATGCTCAGGATGTCGCTGAGGCGGTGAAGGAAATTGGCAGGGTTAGCGCTGTTACTCACGAGGATATAGTTGTTCTGGAGGTAGCCGGATGGTTTCACGATACCGGCTATTGCTTTGAATATGACGGACATGAAAACTCAAGTATTAATATTGCCGATGGTTTTTTAAGCTCCGAAGCATGTAGCAGGGATTTCGTTGAAAAAGTAATAAAATGTATAAGGTCAACCCGCTTCCCGCAACAACCCAATGGTCTTTTGGAACAGATCATTTGCGATGCAGATCTCTATCACTTATCGAAGAAGAACTACAATGATTATGCCGTTCGCCTCCGGGCAGAATGGTCGTCAATCTTGCTCAAAGGTTTACTGATCGGGATTGGGATTTACAGAATATTGGGATGATGAGCAAACACCGGTATCATACTGGTTACGGACAACAGATTCTGGAGAGTAGAAAACAATTGAATATCAAAAAGCTTATTTCAGCGCTGGTTTAATAGATGTCGATTCAAATCATCTTTTATTGGTTCATAAAATGAAGAAATGTTTAGTCTTTGTCTTGCCACTCTTTATAACTATATATTGCAACGCTCAAAACATTGTCTTAAGTGGAATTGTCCGGGACTTTGATTCTAAAAACTTTTTACAGGGTGTTACAGTTCGGGTTGGCGAGACTAGTATCGCCACTGACTCATTAGGGAAATTCAAAATTACGATTGAGCTTTCGCAATTTAAACAAGTGGGTATTCGTTTTACAAGTGTCGGGTACAAACAGTTGTTTCTAAACTTTACTGGTAATTACGCTTTTGACATAGAATTGCGGGCAAGCTATGTTGAACTTGCTGAAGTTAGAATTATGGGTACAGGGTCTGCTATTTTAAAAAAGGCAATAAGTCGTATTCCGGATAATTATCCACAAAAACCTTATATATTAACAGGCGCGATGCGGCTACAATATTTAAAAAATCGGTCAGATTTATTCAATAGCGATGCAATTGTACAAATATATGTTCCCTCATATTATGAAAATAAGCATGAAGAAGTAAAACTGATTCAAAATAAAATCGATACAATTACTGACAAATCTTTAATTTTCATCAAATGGATTGGAGGATATTTAACAGTGCCTCATGCTGACATCATCCATAACCGTGCGCCTTTTATTACAGCGTCGAAAGTAAAAGAATTTCAATATCAGTTGATGCAAAAAAGATTGTATCATGATAGGAATGTTTATGTCATCAACTTCTCGCAAAGAGATTCTACTAAAAAGCAAAAGGCAACCAGTGGAACATTATATATAGATACAGCCACTTATGCTTTTGTTGGCGCTGACATCAGTTACTTTAACGTCACGCGTTATGGCACTTTGCCCAAGTCAAAGCTTCAGTACCATATTGCTTACCGTCTTTTAGGTAACCGCTGGTACGTACAAGAGGCCTATATGAAAGGTAATACCATTTATAAAAAGGAAAATCCCACTACAACAACCAATTATATTACCTCAAAAACAGACACATCTAACATCGGGCCATTTGCCTATGGGGATATAATTCAAGAAAATGATGTAACTCAAAACATTTCAAAACAAGGCGATTCTTCAATTTGGCTTAAAGCTGACACACTACTTAGCCATTCTGAGCGATACAATTATTTGAGTAAATTATCTGCTGATATAACTGATACCATACGAACAAACAGGAACTCAGTAAAGCAAAAAAGCAGTTGGTTAAATTATTTTACGAAGGATAATTTTCATTATTCGTTAACTTTTATAAAATTCCCTGTCAATATTGCAAACTCATCAACGCACATTTCAAGTTTTGTAAAATACGGATTTCAGATAGGGACGTATTTTCGCCTATATAGATCCTTGTTTTTTCAATTTGAAGGATCGGGGAACACCGGTACAGATAAAATTAATTTTTCCCAATATGCTTTTCATTTGTCGAATGACATTGTTTTAAACAAAGATGCACACTCTATTACACTCGCCCCCTATTTTGGATACAATCTATTAACAATCAATGAGAAGAAAGAAAATGAAAAAGGACAGGCAAACTATTTTATTTATGGCCTTTCGGGTGCATTTGAAATAACACATAGCGTTTCTCTCCTGGTTTCTTTCGCCCGAAATCATTTTACACTTTCAGGTAACACCTATTTTCAACCCACAAACACAATTCTTTTTGCAGGAGTACTGATAAAACAATAAGTTAGTGCTTCCTCATTACATGGACATACTGTATAATCCCTTCAATGATCATCAGTGACATTAATATACCTTAGTATGATCAATGATACGGATAATTTTGATCCACACAAGGCGTGGCGATACATTGCGTGTATAATGCGTAGTATGGTTCTGCGGTACCCTCTTTTTACGACGTTGCATAGAGATTTAGCTGATCAGGATACTTTCCAAGAATTTTCTTGAAACGCTGACCGTGTCGCCGTTATCGATCTTGATACCAGCAGATTGGTCGAAGTCAATAAATTGCTCAACGACTATTTTACAGCCGATCTTAATATCCAGTTGCTTCAGTTAATTTAAAAACATGGATGAACTGTCTTTCACAAAGCTTAAACTTGCTGCATTCACTATCATAACTTTATTGGTTTACGGAAGCATTGGCGTAACCAAGGTGTTCAAGGCCATTCAATTCCCATAAAAATAATAACTTTCAGACAGTCACTTCCCACTGAGCAAATTGCTTGCTGCCCGCGTCGCTAAATTCCAAAGCGATACCAGTGGAAAGCGGTTCCGACAATTACTATGTTAAGCTCATGCTGGCATTGTACGATGGAGCAAATGAAATCGTACAATACCAAATAAGAAATGGACAATCAAACAGCGTTTCACAACAATCGGCACTGTTTCATCGCTTTCATAGTCAAATAAGCAACCATTTTGTCTGTTTTATGTCGGTTAAATCCAAAGAAAAAACTGTAGACGCACGCATTAATTTAACAGTTGAGGCCTCTTTTACAACATTTCAGCAAGTTAATCACCGGCCAAACATAAAATCCAGCAATCTGCTTGCAGCTGTCCTAATTGAATTCTATGAAAACATGAACCGAATCCGTATGGATTTAGTATCAATTGGCAAAGTGAAAGCGTTTTGCAGGAGTCATCTGCGCAAACTGCTTTAAGGGCAGTCAGGACCTTT
This region of Mucilaginibacter inviolabilis genomic DNA includes:
- a CDS encoding DUF1345 domain-containing protein is translated as MITTKKFNINRVDANHKVYVSLGLAAICFFSTLGSISGSVHFMVTWLTYAVASLTLSGLTIFNIHPADVHREAHAQDSSRTIVFVFAVFASLASLLAILVLLRSTGGDTTQRLTLHVLLSLACVVSSWVLVHTIFTFRYAHFYYCDIDQDADGKNLKPGGLQFPDEDKPDYLDFSYFSFVIGMTFQVSDVQITSKKIRRLALMHGLLSFSFNTVIVALSINVVAGLMQK
- a CDS encoding D-sedoheptulose 7-phosphate isomerase; the encoded protein is MMRNNMENNDLILAEIREHQDTVATLTDPELLSSITAAARLVTSVIAAGKKILVFGNGGSASDAQHIAAEFTGRYVKERRGLPAIALTTDTSALTAISNDYGFARVFARQVEALAQPGDLAIGISTSGNSENVLQGLITAKGLDCHTLGLTGNGGGKIATLSDVLLNVNSKTTARIQEMHILIGHVLCSAVDRIYE
- a CDS encoding ZIP family metal transporter translates to MNAKEILFSIIPVLLLFTGGLIALYRPPGAALKSFVLHFAAGVVFSVVAVELLPDMIKIHDAKSIIIGFTLGITAMLLIKHNTEKLANKESDVKKSKALPWGILTAIGVDLLLDGILLGIGFAAGAKEGVLLALALALECFSLGMATVTTLLESSLSKKTVIGILAGLSSLFIVGALIGLLLLHAAGDKVLELILSFGSAALLFLVTEELLVEAHEEKDSPFYTAAFFGGFLIFMILGMVFNQEQKHLSTI
- a CDS encoding MgtC/SapB family protein, with the translated sequence MIINDESEWTIVLKLLLAVILGGVIGLDREKHGRSAGIRTYAAVCLGAALFTAIGEHMGDLAAASRIIANILVGIGFLGAGIIYKNDVTNSSSGLTMAATIWCTAGIGVAIGLNMLIIAFVATGALYALLALHHQSWYTRWKKEMQAKHGAEKNDEE
- a CDS encoding HD domain-containing protein; translation: MNIVARSERFVRKFISENLPNNIYFHNEIHAQDVAEAVKEIGRVSAVTHEDIVVLEVAGWFHDTGYCFEYDGHENSSINIADGFLSSEACSRDFVEKVIKCIRSTRFPQQPNGLLEQIICDADLYHLSKKNYNDYAVRLRAEWSSILLKGLLIGIGIYRILG
- the rseP gene encoding RIP metalloprotease RseP, which gives rise to MQVVIMIAQFMLGISLLVTVHELGHFIAARAFGIKVEKFYLFFDAWGYSLFKFEYKGTLYGIGWLPLGGYIKMAGLHEPEDEDPGSVPDFETEAGSYKTKPAWQRLIVMSGGIILNLLLAFSIFSVQTAIYGKGYIQRLKSDYGITPGEIGLKAGLLPGDKIVAIDGDSVFYQDELLSTRILKRNTILTVIRSKADEKVHMHLKISPEIMRLLADKAPTEFFRMSTIFKFDSIYTNSELRNAGIKKNDRVVALDGKPLHQYDDFMVRLQENKQKQILLTVIHDGKTSQVLAHKDKDGHIGFSLKAVHPKLKSVKVTLPQSLGVGATRTWSSFSDNAKGLKDIMEGKVKVADAITGPIGIAMLFGGKLDWLRFWRLLALISTAIAFFNLLPLPVLDGGQALFIGIEAVRGKPMNTTVLAYVQISGLIIIVLLAIYVCYIDIARLII